The following is a genomic window from Hydrogenobaculum sp. Y04AAS1.
CTTCAAACCTTTGCTTTGCATACTCGTAATCGCTTCTATTTTTAAGCTCTACGTTAAACTCCAGATTTTCCACCAATCCTTTTTGGGTAAAATTGCTTGAGCCTGTTATCACTCTTCCAACATCTCTATCCCCCTCTTTAAATGTCATTATGTAAAGTTTAGCATGCAAGCCCCCTTCTTTATGAGCCCTTATCTCCAGCTTTTTTGTACTTATCCATTCTATAAATTTTCTGATACCTTCCTCTGTTTCTTTATTATCTTCTGAATCCTCAAGATCTTTAATTATGCCTTCTTCTATTGATTCTTTTATTTCTTTCTCAGACAAAGCAATAGAGCCCTTCTGAATAGAATCATAAGTAAATTTATCAGTAGAAATCCCTATTAGAATTCTTATTTTATCTGTACTCTCTAAAGATTTATAAATAGCATAAAAACCACTTGCAAAAAAATAGCCAACTAAAACGTCAAAAAATTTTACATCTTTGATAAGTTCGTTAAACCTATCTTTTAAAGTCTGCCCTTCTTGATTTGTAATAAAAGTAATATCAGTATAGCTCATTTATAAACCCTACGATTATTATATCTTAAAAGCTAAATATATCGAAATTCTGAGGTGTTATAGGGGCTTCTTCTTTGTACATGGTTTTGTCCCAAAAGCCTTCTTGGGAGCAACCGATGCAACCATGACCTGATTTTATGGGGAAAGATAGGCCGTTGTACCAGCCGATGGAACTGCAGGCGTTGTAGGTGCTTGGACCTTTGCATCCAAGTTTATAAAGGCAATGACCGGCTTTTGAGCCTTCATCGTCAAAGCGTTCGGCAAACTTGTTGGCGTTGTAAAAGTTCTTCCTATAGCAAGTGTCGTGGATTGTCATACCATAAAACATCTTTGGTCTTAACTTGCTATCAAGAGGAGGTAGTTCGTCTTTTAAAAGCATATAAACGATCACACTTGCCATTACCTCTGGTATAGGAGGACATCCTGGCACTTTCACGATGGGTTTATTTTTGATGATAGTATCTACTGAAGATGATTTTGTAGGGTTTGGATAAGCCACTTGTACACAGCCAAAAGAAGCACACGAGCCCCAAGCTATAATAGCTTTTGCACCTTCGGCAGCTTCCAAAAGCTCTTCGTTGAAGGATCTTCCTCCCACCATGCAGCAAGCCCCGTCTTCAAACTCTGTAATGCTTCCTTCTATGGCAAGTATGTAGTTTCCTTTGTATTGTTCTATTATTTTCTTTTTATAGTTTAATAGATTTTCACCACAAGAAGCAGATATCAAATCATCGTATTCTAAAGATATCAACGACACCATATCGCTAAACACCGGCGATGAGCTTCTCATCAAAGACTCAGAACAGCACGTGCATTCAAGTCCATGAAACCACAAAACCGGTATCCTTGGCTTTTGTTTTAGAGCGTTTATTATGTCGTTTATTTCATTTGGGTTTATACCAAGAAGCCCGCATATTTTTGTAGAAAAACTTATGAATTCTCTATACCTAACCCCTCTTCCCGCTAAAAAATCATAGTACGTTTCCATAAAAAGCTTAAAACACTAAATTTTTAAAGCTATATTAAAAGCTGTTTAAACTGCTGTTTTGGGTATTTTGAACGCTTTGGGTTATCATGTTGTTCATGAAATTGTAAAGGGCTGATTCAAAAGAGTTTATTCCAGTGGTAGCTTGCTGGTTTTCTTGTTTGGATTTTTCAGCAGGCGATACTGGCTCACCCATAAAAAGGCCAAAGGGTAGTACACCATCTACCATACCCGCTTGCTGGGCTTTTGGTTGGTTGGTCTGTGCATTTTGTAAAACTCCAACGTTTAAGGCCGCATTTAATACATTCATTTTACACCTCCTTATATTAAGGATATTGTTTTTGGCTTTTAGTGGTATGATACTTATCATTGCCTAATTAAAATTGAGATTTCATATTAAAATCTATGAAACTTATAGAAGTGCCTCAAGACAAGGAAGCTTATATAAAAGGCTATGTGATAAGCGGAAAGAGTGAAAATCCAGGCTGGAAAAGAAAGCTCATAAGCATGGGGATAGTGCCTGGGATTACTGTAAAAATACTTAGAAAAGATGACAGAAACACAATTTTAAAAGTCTACAATTCAAGAATATCCATATGCAACTATCTTGCAGAAAAGGTTGAAGTAGAATGAAAAAAAAATAGAGGTGAAGTAGAATGAAAAAAATAGAGATGGCTTTTGTTGGCAATCCAAACGTTGGAAAATCCACCATAATAAACAACATAGCAAAAACCTCATTAAAAGTTGGCAATTGGCCGGGCGTCACCGTAAGGAAGACAGAAGCTTTTCTTACATACAAAGACTACGAAGTGCATGCAATAGACCTACCCGGTGCTTATTCGCTTGATTATATATCAGAAGATGTAGCTGTCACCACAGATTTTTTGATAAATTCCCCTCCAGATATAATAGTAAATATCATAGAAGCTACAAACTTGGAACGTTCTTTAATATTGACCGCTGAGTTGATAGAGCTAAAAATACCTATGGTGATAGTTCTAAATATGTGGGATGAAGCTTTAAAACTTGGGGTAGATATAAATATAAAAAAGCTCTCAGAACTAATAGGCGTTGATGTGATAAGTGCCATAGGTACTAAGGAGGATTTAAAAGACAGACTTTTAGAGAGTATAATATCTACTTATGAACAAAAGAAAATACCAAAAGACCTAAGATACTCAGATATCACAGAAAAAGCCATAAACGATATCTTATCTTTCTGTGCCGTACCACCTAATAAAAATATACCGCCTAGATTTTTTGCCATGAAGATGCTCGAGCGTATAATCCCATGTGATTGTTGCAATGAAATCATATTAAAACTTGAAAACGATTTGAAAGAAAATATCTACGATATACTTAAAAAAGATATGTACGGCGTTGCTCACTTTATAAGTTCAAGCGTTGTAAAAAGAAGCTTCAAAGATGAGATAGAACTAACGGAAATCCTTGATAAGTTTGCCCTCCATCCTTTTCTTGGGCTTTTGATATTTGTAGTGGTGATGTATCTAATGTTTAAACTATCTTTTGATGTGAGCTATCCTATATCAAACTGGATAGGAGATTTTGAAAGCTCGTTTTTACATCCTTTGGTTTATAAACTTTTTCCAAAAGCCCCATACATAGTAAAAAGTTTTGTAGCTGGTGCAGTACTAGATGGTGTTGGTTTTGTGATAAGCTTTGCACCCCTTGTGGGGGCTTTGTTTGTTGGACTTTCTGTGTTGGAGTTGTCTGGATATCTTCCAAGAGTACCCATTATTTTTGATAGGTTTGTATCTAAGTTTGGGATAGATGGAAGAGGCATACTTCCTTTTATGCTTGGCTTTGGTTGCAATGTCCCAGCCATTATGGCCCTTAAGGTATTAGAAGATAAGCGCTCAAAGCTCATAGTGGCTGCTATGATACCATTTACCAGTTGCCCAGCGAGGTTTGTGGTGTTTGCTTTTTTTGGAGCAATATTTTTCAAAAACCCTGCTCCTATAATCTTATTTTTATATTTACTTGGTATATTTTTTAGCATACTAACGGCTATAGTTATGAACAAGGTTTTACCAAAAACAGAAAGCTTACCTATGATACTGGAGCTTCCTCCTTATAGAAAACCGCCTTTAAAGATAGTCTTAAACATAGCCTTTGTAGAATTAAAACGATTTTTAAAAAGAGCAGGTACTTTTATATTTGCCTCCACGGTAGTGGTTTGGGCTTTTCTACATATACCCCCAAACACAAATGTAAAAGATACTGTGGCTGGAAAAATAGGTGGTGCTTTGGTATATGTGTTTAAACCAATAGGTATAGAAGACTGGAGAGCCACCACATCGCTGGTACCAGCTTTTTTGGCAAGAGAGATCATAATAAGTTCTATGGGTGCTATATACTCAGCTTCCACCAAAGAAGATTATTCAAATTTTAATATAGAAAAGTCTTTCAAAGAACAAATGATATCCCTTGAACAGGCTTTAAAAAATACGGTGCTTTCTTTTGTTTCTCCTGGGTTTTCAAATGTTTTTACAAAAGAAAGTACCGATTCTTCTACCATAAAAGCTATAAGAGATAGCTTAAGCCCTTACGGAGCTTTATCTTTTATGGTGTTTGTTCTTTTGTATACCTCTTGTATAGCTACGGTGTCTATTTTAAAATCAGAGTTTGGAACAAAATTTGGTATGCTTTTTTTGCTATACAGCTTTGTGTTAGGCTGGGCGGTAGCCTTAGTAATATATAGGGTAAGTATGGTGCTACATGTTTTTTGATTGGGCTTTTGTAATACTTCTTTTAACTTTTGGTATTTTTTATCTTATCAAAAGCCGAAAATCAAAGGCTAAAAAATGCGATAAATGCCACTAAAAAATCAAAAAGCTAGCGGTGGGGGTCGAACCCACGACCTCGTGATTACAAATCACGTGCTCTGCCGACTGAGCTACGCTAGCTAAATTAAAGCTAAATTATATCAAATAAAAACAATCTTGTCAATATCTTGTAAAATATGTTCATAAATAACAATACTGTGTAAACCGTGGTAGACTTGTAGACCGTGGTAGACTTGTAATTGCTTTGTAGATTTCATATAAATTTTCAGGCTTTTACGAGAGGTGGCAAACTTTAAAAAATGTTATATAATTAAAATATTCAATTGTAGGAGATTTTATGATGATACCTCCAATGGGTCCAAAAGATAAAATGTCTAAGGTTGCAAGCTTTATAATGGGGCTTGCTTATGGTTTTAAAGGCAAACCGGGTATAGTAAAAACATACCCTATGAAAGAGTTTAAAGGTGCCGTCCCAGAAGGGGCTATTGTTTATTATGCCAACAAAAAGCTCGATGCCATAAGCAAGGAACCTTTGATTTACAATACACATATCATAGTAGTACAAGAGTTAAAAGACCAGCTTTTGGTAGAAATTTATAAAGACGAGGTGTGATATATGGGATTTTCTAAGCTTTTAAGAGAAGGAATTTGGGATATACATAGTATGGCGGATAGCTCTACCGTAGCCCAAGACATGCAAGAATCACGAACCACGTTTGAGGATATGAAAAAGATAACCGCAGGTCTTTACTATATATACAACACACTAGAAGATGCCATAGAACAAAACAAAGACAACCCTTACGTGTCAAAAATATATTATCCGGAGCTTTTCAGAAGAGAGCACATTGTAGAAGATTTGAAGTTTTACTTTGGAGAGAACTATATTGAGCAAATGTACCCAACGGTAGCTATACTCTTATACATATCAAGGATAAGGTATGTAGCAAAGCATGAACCCATGCTTCTTATAGCCCATGCTTATGTTAGGTATATGGGGGATCTTTCTGGTGGGCAGATGATAAAAGATATGATAAGAAACGCTTTAAACTTGCAAAACAGTGAGGGCACAAGGTTTTATGAGTTTGATAAAATAAAAGATATCATAGAGTTTAAAAGAAATTACAGAGCTTCTTTGGACACGTTAGACTTGACAGATGAGCAGATAAAAGCTATCATAGGAGAGGCTAACATAGCATTCTTGTACAACGTAAACTTCTTTAGAGAGGTGAATAGACCAGTTCCTTACCCGGATGAAATAGAGAAGCCTTATCTTGTAAGGGCTTACGAAAAGATAAAATTCGTATAAAATACTTGACTTTTTTTATAAGATTATTTAATATTTTATGACAACTTTTTAAGGAGCGTTTGATGGAAAACGTATGCTGGTACGATTCTAAGATTAGTATACCCAAAGAGGGTTCTTTTATCAAATTAAAAGCTGATAAAACGTTGGAAGTACCAAATAACCCCATCATACCTTTTATCCAAGGGGACGGTATAGGCCCTGAAATAACACCTCAGATGATAAAAGTAATCAACAAAGCTATGTCAAAAGCCTATAACGGCTCTAAAGTGATATACTGGGTAGAGGTGTTGGCTGGAGATATGGCAGAGCAAAAAGGCCTTGAAAGGATGCCAAAGGAGACTTTGGAGCTTTTAAAACAAAGTATCGTAAGTATAAAAGGTCCTCTTGGTACGCCGGTGGGAAAAGGTGGAAAATCTTTGAATGCAATCTTGCGTCAATCTATGGATTTTTATTCTGCCATAAGACCCGTTTACTGGATGGGTCAACCCTCTCCCATACCAAACCCTCAAAGGGTAAATGTGGCAGTGTTTAGAGAAAACTCCGACGATGTATACATGGCTATAGAGTATATGCCAAAAACAGATGCTTTTAAAAAAGTAAGGGAGTTTTTTGTAAAAGAAATGAGTGTATCAGAAGATGCTATACCAGAAGATGCGGGTATTACGGTAAAGCCAATGTCAGAGTTCAAAACCAAAAGACACGTAAGAAAAGCTTTTAGATACGCTCTTCAAAACGGCAAAAAGCATATAGCGGTGGCAGGCAAAGGAAACATTATGAAAGCCACCGAAGGTATGTTTATGAACTGGGCTTTTGAAGTGGCAAAAGAACCAGAGTTTGAAGGTAAAATAATCACAGAAGGAGAGCCAAAAGAAGGTCAAGCCAAACTCTACAAAGTTATCACAGACCAGATGCTCATGCAGCTTGTATTAAACCCAGATTATTACGATGTAATCATCACGCAAAACCTAAACGGAGATTATATATCTGATTTGGCTTCTGCTTTGGTGGGTGGTCCTGGTTATGTGCCAAGCGGAAATATAGGCGATGGATATGCGCTTTTTGAAAGCACCCACGGAACTGCTTACGATATAGCTGGTAAAGGCATGGCAAACCCACTTTCTATAACGCTTTCTGGTGCTATGATGCTTGAGTATTTGGGCTTTTATGAAGCTGCTGGTCTTATTTATAAGGCTATTAAAAGCGTAATAAACCAAAGAAAAGGCACACCAGACATAGCTTCAGGTTTTAAAAAGATGGGCGTAGAAGCTATATCTTTAACTGCATCTCAGTTTGGTGATGCTATTATTGATGAGATTGATAAACTTTGATTTGAGAGGTGATAGATGAAACTTACCGTAAGGCAAAAGGAAGATTTTCATTTTGTGGGTAAAGGGGAATCTGGTATAGAAGTCCCCATAGATGCCGCTGGTTATGTAGGTGGTAAAGGAAGGGGTGTAAGACCGCCTGAACTTTTGTTTCTTTCTATAGCTGGTTGTATGGGTATTCATGTATATGAGGCCCTTCATAAAGCTGGGAAACACGTGGAAGATATTGTTGTAAACACAGACAGCGAAAGAAAAGACACATATCCAAAAGTCTTTACTAAGATTTATTTGGATTTTACAATAAAAGGTAAAGACCTCTCAGAGCAAGATGTAAAAGAGGCTATAGAGACGGCTCTTAACAAAACCTGCAGCATAGCTTATATGATAAACCAAGTAGCACCTATATCTTATACATTCAAAATAGAGAAGGGGTAAACCTATGTTTAAAAAGATATTGGTGGCAAACAGAGGTGAAATAGCTTGTAGAATTATAAGGGCTGCAAAGGAGCTTGATATACCCACAGTAGCCATATACTCCGATGTAGAGCCCACTGCTAGGCATGTGAAGATGGCAGATGAAGCTTACATGATAGGTGCAAATCCTCTTGACACATACCTAAATGCCCAATTGATAGTGGACTTAGCAAAGTCTGTGGGGGCAGATGCCATACATCCAGGATACGGGTTTTTGGCAGAAAATGAAGGGTTTGCAGAGCTTTGCGAAAAAAACGGTATAACTTTTATAGGGCCTTCTGCTGAAGTAATAGCCCTCATGGGCGATAAGGCAAGGTCCAAAGAAGTGATGAAAAAAGCAGGTGTCCCCACGGTGCCAGGAAGCGATGGAATACTAAAATCTGTAGAAGAGGCTGTTGAAATAGCAAAAGAAATAGGGTATCCGGTGCTTTTAAAAGCATCTGCTGGGGGCGGTGGTAGAGGTATTAGAATATGTAAAGACGAAGAAGAGCTTAAAAGAAACTACGAAGCCGCTTACTCTGAGGCCCAAAAAGCCTTTGGAAGAGGTGATTTGCTTTTAGAAAAATACATTCAAAATCCAAAACACATAGAGTTTCAGGTGTTAGGTGATAAATATGGAAACGTGATACACCTTGGGGAAAGGGATTGTTCTGTCCAAAGAAGAAATCAAAAGCTTATAGAAATAGCTCCTTCTTTGGTATTAAACGAAGCAAAGAGAAAGCACTACGGTGAAATAGTGGCAAAAGCTGCAAAAGAAATAGGGTATTACAGCGCTGGGACCATGGAATTTGTATCTGACTTAGAAGGCAATATATACTTTATAGAGATGAACACCCGTATTCAGGTAGAACACCCTGTAACAGAAAGAGTTACCGGTGTTGATATAGTAAAAGAGCAAATAAAGATAGCGGTAGGCCATAAGCTTGAGATAAAACAAGAGGATGTCAAGTTTAACGGATACGCCATAGAATGTCGTATAAATGCAGAAGATCCAAAGAAAAATTTTGCTCCAAGCATAGGTACCATAGAGCGTTATTATGTGCCTGGGGGATTTGGTATAAGGATAGAAAGTGCAGCTTCTGTAGGTTACGAAGTAACCCCTTATTACGACTCTTTGATAGCAAAGCTTATATGCTGGGGTAGAACTTGGGAAGAGGCACTCTCAAGGACAAAAGCAGCTTTGGATACTTATGAGATAAAAGGTGTTAAAACTACAATACCTCTTATTAAGAAAATTGTAGGAGAAAAAGATTTTAGAAACGGATACTTTACTACCAAGTATTTGGAAGAGCACCAAGAGGTGTTTGATTACGAAGAGCCAAAGGACAAAGAAGATTTTGTAGCTTTTATAAGCGCAGTCATAGCTTCATATCACGGGTTATAAGGAGGTTAAACTATGAAACTTATTGAACAAATGTTGCAAGAACAAAATCTTGAAGTGGCACCACCAAAGAAAATGCTCATTACAGACCTTACTCCAAGAGACGGTCAGCAGTGTAAACTTGCCACAAGGGTAAGGACCGATGATTTGCTTCCTCTTTGTGAAAAGATGGATAAAGCTGGTTTTTACGCTGTAGAAGTATGGGGAGGCGCCACTTACGACGTTTGTCTTAGATATCTGAAAGAAGATCCGTGGGAAAGGTTAAGACGCATAAAAGAGGTGATGCCCAATACAAAACTTCAGATGCTTTTTAGAGGTCAAAACATAGTAGGCTATAAACCAAAATCCGATAAAGTTGTCAAAAAGTTTGTAGAAAAAGCCATAAAAAACGGCATAACTGTGTTTAGGGTGTTTGACTCATTAAACGACAACAGAAACATCGAAGTGGCTTGCAAGGCTATAAAAGAGTTTGGTGGCGAGGTGCATGCTGAAATTAGCTACACCAAAAGCCCAGTACATACGCTTGAAAAATGGATGGCTTACGCTGATGAGCTAATAGATTTAGCTCCAGATTGGATATCTTTCAAAGATGCTACAGGTATATTGATGCCTTTGGATACCTACAACATTATAAGAGGTATAAAGAAAAAAGTCGGTGATAAGATAAAAGTACTTCTTCATAACCACGATATGAGTGGTACAGCTATCATGAACCATATAATGGCAGTGTTGGCTGGTGTTGATATGCTTGATACTGTTTTATCACCTTTGGCTTTTGGTTCTTCTCACCCAGCTACCGAAAGTGTGGTG
Proteins encoded in this region:
- a CDS encoding hydrogenase small subunit, with translation METYYDFLAGRGVRYREFISFSTKICGLLGINPNEINDIINALKQKPRIPVLWFHGLECTCCSESLMRSSSPVFSDMVSLISLEYDDLISASCGENLLNYKKKIIEQYKGNYILAIEGSITEFEDGACCMVGGRSFNEELLEAAEGAKAIIAWGSCASFGCVQVAYPNPTKSSSVDTIIKNKPIVKVPGCPPIPEVMASVIVYMLLKDELPPLDSKLRPKMFYGMTIHDTCYRKNFYNANKFAERFDDEGSKAGHCLYKLGCKGPSTYNACSSIGWYNGLSFPIKSGHGCIGCSQEGFWDKTMYKEEAPITPQNFDIFSF
- a CDS encoding biliverdin-producing heme oxygenase, with product MGFSKLLREGIWDIHSMADSSTVAQDMQESRTTFEDMKKITAGLYYIYNTLEDAIEQNKDNPYVSKIYYPELFRREHIVEDLKFYFGENYIEQMYPTVAILLYISRIRYVAKHEPMLLIAHAYVRYMGDLSGGQMIKDMIRNALNLQNSEGTRFYEFDKIKDIIEFKRNYRASLDTLDLTDEQIKAIIGEANIAFLYNVNFFREVNRPVPYPDEIEKPYLVRAYEKIKFV
- the accC gene encoding acetyl-CoA carboxylase biotin carboxylase subunit, with translation MFKKILVANRGEIACRIIRAAKELDIPTVAIYSDVEPTARHVKMADEAYMIGANPLDTYLNAQLIVDLAKSVGADAIHPGYGFLAENEGFAELCEKNGITFIGPSAEVIALMGDKARSKEVMKKAGVPTVPGSDGILKSVEEAVEIAKEIGYPVLLKASAGGGGRGIRICKDEEELKRNYEAAYSEAQKAFGRGDLLLEKYIQNPKHIEFQVLGDKYGNVIHLGERDCSVQRRNQKLIEIAPSLVLNEAKRKHYGEIVAKAAKEIGYYSAGTMEFVSDLEGNIYFIEMNTRIQVEHPVTERVTGVDIVKEQIKIAVGHKLEIKQEDVKFNGYAIECRINAEDPKKNFAPSIGTIERYYVPGGFGIRIESAASVGYEVTPYYDSLIAKLICWGRTWEEALSRTKAALDTYEIKGVKTTIPLIKKIVGEKDFRNGYFTTKYLEEHQEVFDYEEPKDKEDFVAFISAVIASYHGL
- a CDS encoding OsmC family protein, translating into MKLTVRQKEDFHFVGKGESGIEVPIDAAGYVGGKGRGVRPPELLFLSIAGCMGIHVYEALHKAGKHVEDIVVNTDSERKDTYPKVFTKIYLDFTIKGKDLSEQDVKEAIETALNKTCSIAYMINQVAPISYTFKIEKG
- a CDS encoding NADP-dependent isocitrate dehydrogenase — protein: MENVCWYDSKISIPKEGSFIKLKADKTLEVPNNPIIPFIQGDGIGPEITPQMIKVINKAMSKAYNGSKVIYWVEVLAGDMAEQKGLERMPKETLELLKQSIVSIKGPLGTPVGKGGKSLNAILRQSMDFYSAIRPVYWMGQPSPIPNPQRVNVAVFRENSDDVYMAIEYMPKTDAFKKVREFFVKEMSVSEDAIPEDAGITVKPMSEFKTKRHVRKAFRYALQNGKKHIAVAGKGNIMKATEGMFMNWAFEVAKEPEFEGKIITEGEPKEGQAKLYKVITDQMLMQLVLNPDYYDVIITQNLNGDYISDLASALVGGPGYVPSGNIGDGYALFESTHGTAYDIAGKGMANPLSITLSGAMMLEYLGFYEAAGLIYKAIKSVINQRKGTPDIASGFKKMGVEAISLTASQFGDAIIDEIDKL
- a CDS encoding FeoA family protein, translated to MKLIEVPQDKEAYIKGYVISGKSENPGWKRKLISMGIVPGITVKILRKDDRNTILKVYNSRISICNYLAEKVEVE
- the feoB gene encoding ferrous iron transport protein B; this translates as MKKIEMAFVGNPNVGKSTIINNIAKTSLKVGNWPGVTVRKTEAFLTYKDYEVHAIDLPGAYSLDYISEDVAVTTDFLINSPPDIIVNIIEATNLERSLILTAELIELKIPMVIVLNMWDEALKLGVDINIKKLSELIGVDVISAIGTKEDLKDRLLESIISTYEQKKIPKDLRYSDITEKAINDILSFCAVPPNKNIPPRFFAMKMLERIIPCDCCNEIILKLENDLKENIYDILKKDMYGVAHFISSSVVKRSFKDEIELTEILDKFALHPFLGLLIFVVVMYLMFKLSFDVSYPISNWIGDFESSFLHPLVYKLFPKAPYIVKSFVAGAVLDGVGFVISFAPLVGALFVGLSVLELSGYLPRVPIIFDRFVSKFGIDGRGILPFMLGFGCNVPAIMALKVLEDKRSKLIVAAMIPFTSCPARFVVFAFFGAIFFKNPAPIILFLYLLGIFFSILTAIVMNKVLPKTESLPMILELPPYRKPPLKIVLNIAFVELKRFLKRAGTFIFASTVVVWAFLHIPPNTNVKDTVAGKIGGALVYVFKPIGIEDWRATTSLVPAFLAREIIISSMGAIYSASTKEDYSNFNIEKSFKEQMISLEQALKNTVLSFVSPGFSNVFTKESTDSSTIKAIRDSLSPYGALSFMVFVLLYTSCIATVSILKSEFGTKFGMLFLLYSFVLGWAVALVIYRVSMVLHVF